The following proteins come from a genomic window of Rutidosis leptorrhynchoides isolate AG116_Rl617_1_P2 chromosome 10, CSIRO_AGI_Rlap_v1, whole genome shotgun sequence:
- the LOC139873295 gene encoding glutamate--glyoxylate aminotransferase 2 — MSRKALDYDQINENVKKAQYAVRGELYLRASELQKEGKKIIFTNVGNPHALGQKPLTFPRQVVALCQAPFLLDDPNVGLIFPADAIAKAKLYLSYTAGGLGAYSDSRGLPGIRKEVAEFIGRRDGYPSDPELIYLTDGASKGVMQILQTVIRGSGDGILVPVPQYPLYSAAISLFGGSLVPYYLEETANWGLDIDNLRQSVAEARSKGITVRAMVIINPGNPTGQCLSVDNLQQILRFCHQQNLVLLGDEVYQQNVYQDERPFVSSRKVLLDMGTPISKEVQLVSFHTVSKGFLGECGQRGGYFEMTNIPPETVDEIYKVASISLSPGVSGQIFMGTMVSPPKPGDISYEQFLRESKGILESLRKRAHMMTDGFNSCKNVVCNFTEGAMYSFPQIKLPPKAIEAAKSAGKVPDVFYCLKLLEATGISTVPGSGFGQKEGVFHLRTTILPAEEDMPAIMDSFKKFNDAFMAQYEDHRGYSRM, encoded by the exons ATGTCACGCAAAGCATTAGACTATGATCAGATAAATGAAAACGTGAAGAAAGCCCAGTATGCTGTAAGGGGTGAATTGTATCTTCGTGCTTCAGAGCTTCAAAAAGAGGGCAAGAAG ATTATCTTCACAAATGTGGGCAATCCTCATGCTCTGGGACAGAAGCCTCTAACATTCCCTCGTCAG GTGGTTGCTCTTTGTCAAGCTCCATTTCTTCTCGATGATCCAAATGTCGGACTTATATTCCCAGCCGATGCAATTGCAAAAGCTAAACTGTACCTATCTTACACTGCAGGGGGTCTag GTGCGTATAGTGATTCCCGTGGTCTTCCTGGAATAAGAAAAGAAGTTGCTGAGTTCATCGGCAGACGTGATGGGTATCCAAG TGATCCAGAACTCATATACCTTACCGATGGTGCCAGTAAAGGAGTAATGCAGATCTTGCAAACAGTTATTCGTGGTTCGGGTGACGGG ATTCTGGTTCCAGTTCCTCAGTATCCACTATACTCGGCTGCCATATCTCTTTTTGGTGGTTCACTTGTACCATATTACCTTGAAGAAACAGCTAATTGGGGTCTAGATATCGACAACCTTCGTCAGTCAGTTGCAGAAGCACGCTCTAAAGGAATAACG GTAAGGGCGATGGTGATTATAAACCCTGGAAACCCGACTGGACAATGTCTGAGCGTCGACAACCTTCAGCAGATTCTGAGATTTTGTCACCAACAGAATTTGGTGTTGCTTGGAGATGAAGTTTATCAACAGAATGTTTACCAGGATGAACGCCCTTTTGTTAGCTCTAGAAAG GTGTTGTTGGACATGGGTACTCCAATAAGCAAGGAGGTCCAACTTGTTTCTTTCCATACCGTATCTAAAGGATTCTTAGGTGAATGCGGACAACGTGGTGGCTACTTTGAGATGACAAACATCCCGCCCGAg ACAGTTGATGAAATATACAAAGTTGCATCCATATCACTTAGCCCTGGTGTTTCTGGGCAGATATTC ATGGGAACGATGGTCAGTCCACCAAAACCTGGTGATATCTCATATGAACAGTTTCTAAGAGAGAG CAAGGGTATCCTTGAGTCATTAAGGAAGAGAGCACACATGATGACTGATGGATTCAACAGTTGCAAAAATGTTGTTTGTAACTTCACAGAAG GTGCCATGTATTCATTCCCTCAAATAAAATTACCTCCAAAAGCAATCGAAGCTGCAAAAAGTGCCGGAAAAGTTCCTGATGTTTTCTATTGCCTTAAGCTCTTAGAAGCCACTGGCATTTCAACTGTTCCTGGTTCAGGGTTCGGCCAAAAGGAAGG